TGGAAAGTCAACGGATACAAAATCAATCTCCTTAGATAGCATTGAATTAATTAAAACGCTGCGTGAAGAAGGGCGCAACGCCATTATAAAGCTTGATTTAGATGGAAAATCACATTCGGTTATGCTGTATGAAATGCAGACAGACCCGCTCAAAAACGAAATCATTCATGCGGACTTTCATGTCGTTAACCTTAAAGAAGACGTTGTCGTTGAGGTTCCGATTACGCTGACAGGCGATGCAGCAGGGGTAAAAGACGGCGGAGTGCTTCAGCAGCCAATGTATCAGGCATCAATTACAGCTAAGCCTGGTGATATCCCTCAGTCCATTGAGGTCGATATTTCAGAGCTTGGCGTCAACGATACACTGATGATTAAAGATGTTAAGGTTTCAGGGAAGTACACATTCAATCATGAAGAAGATGAAGTTGTCGCTTCTATTCTGCCTCCGAAGCAAGAAGAAGAAATTGACAGCGGCGAGCAGCAAGAAGGCGGCGAACCAGAACGTGTTGAGGGCAGAGAGAACAACGAAGATTCCTCTGAAGACAATAAACAATCATAATTTACAGAACGTAGCCATTTAATGGCTGCGTTTTTTATGGTATTGTTTAAATAGAGAAAAAGATACTAAAATTAGGGTGATGATAGGTAATTGGGATAACTCTGCTCCAATCCGCATCATCCTTTTTGAACATAATTGAGCGAGTATGGCTAAGGTATACACTATTGGTTAGCTTAGTTGTACCACTTCTAGAATAAAGGCAGGTACGAGAATGAAACTATTCATTGGACTTGGGAATCCAGGGAAGCAATATGAGGATACACGGCACAATGTCGGCTTTATGGCGATTGACGAACTATCAAAGCGATTGAACATTCCTCTTGATCGTTCAAAGTTTAACGGAATCTTCGGAATCGGTCATGTTTCAGGCGAGAAAATCATATTATTAAAACCACTTACATATATGAACCTTTCAGGTGAATGCATCAGGCCCTTGATGGACTATTATGAAATCGAGGATAAAGACATTGCTGTCATTTACGATGATCTTGATTTACCCGCTGGAAAAGTGCGTCTGAGAATGAAGGGCAGTGCGGGAGGCCATAACGGAATCAAATCAATGATTACGCATTTAAACACCCAGGAATTTAATCGTGTGCGAATTGGAATCGACCGTCCGGCTGGCGGCATGAGTGTTTCAAATTATGTTTTGGGCTCATTTGGGAAAGAAGAACAGCCGAGCATAAAAGACGCGATTGCAATCTCTGCAGATGCATGTGAAAGCTTTATTACAGAGCCGTTTTTACAGGTGATGAACAAATATAACTAAAGAGTATAAGCGAGCTCCTGAAGGTTCATACTAGAGTTAAAAACCTTTTCAGGAGGGGCTTTTAAGTGGCGCTACATTATAAATGCCGTCATTGCGGCGTAAATGTTGGAACAATTGACAGCGTTTCAGTATACAGTGAACAATTGGGATTCCATCACCTGTCGCAGGAAGAGAGACAAGAAATGATATCATACGAGTCGAATGGCGATATACTTGTAAAAACCATTTGCGAGGATTGTCAGGAAGCATTAGAGAGAAATCCTGATTATCATCAGCTGCAGCGTTTTATTCAATAGGAAAAGCTTTGGTGACGAAAGGAACCAAGGCATTTTTCCGTTAAATCCAGTAACTGAGCTTATTGCGCAGGAGCCGTGTTATTTGGCCCCTGTGCTCTGCTTCTAATAGAGAGATCGACATCCGCCTTTCTATCACTAACAAAAGGGGAGGTTTTAGCCTTTGCAAAGTTTGCAGCATTACTTTTATGATAATGACGATTTTCAGACGATTATTGAAGGAGTTCATGGAGGCCTGAAAGAACAGCTCGTAGCAGGCTTATCCGGCTCTGCAAGGTCTGTCTTTACATCTTCACTTTATCAGCATTCAAAAAAACCGATTTTAATGATTACCCATAATCTGTTTCAGGCCCAGAAGATTTATGAAGACCTGGCCAACCTTCTCGGGGATCAGGTCCTTCTTTATCCTGTAAACGAATTAATTGCTTCTGAGCTTGCTGTAGCAAGCCCTGAGTTAAAAGCACAGAGAATGGAAGTCCTGAATCAATTATCTCAAAATAAAAGAAGAATTATTGTTGCTCCGGTCGCAGCGCTCAGAAGGTTCTTGCCGCCGAAGGAAGCTTGGCTTGAAAATCAGTTTCATTTAAAGCTTGGGCAAGATTTAGATCTTGAAAAAACAATGGCATCTTTAATTACGATGGGGTATGAAAGAGCCGGAATGGTTTCTGCTCCAGGAGAGTTCAGTTTAAGAGGCGGGATTATGGATATCTATCCTCTTACCGAAGAATACCCGATTCGGATTGAATTGTTTGATACAGAGATTGATTCGATCCGCTCTTTTAACAGCGAAGATCAGCGTTCAATTGCTAAGCTTAAAGAAGTTCATATCGGTCCTGCAGAGGAACTCGTTGTTGATCAAAGCAGAATCACTGCATGTATACAGAAGCTGGAAAGTGGTTTAGCCTACAGTTTGAAGCGGCTGAAAGATGAAAAACAAAAAGAGATTCTGGCAGAGAATATCGGCTATGAGCTTGAACAATTAAGAAACGGCCAATTTAATCAGGAAATGTTTAAATATCTTTCATACTTTTATGCCAAGCCTGCTAGTTTACTAGATTATTTTCATGAGCAGACCATTGTCGTCATGGATGAAGTCAGCAGAATTCAGGAAATGTACGAAAATCTTGAAAAAGAAGAGGCTGACTGGTATACGAGCCTGCTTGAGCACGGAAAAATTGTGAATGATGTTCAGATGTCACATAAATATACAGATGTTTTAACAAAAACAAAGCATCCGCTTGTCTATCTATCCTTATTTTTGCGTCATGTCCCGCATACAAGTCCTCAGAATATCTTAAATGTCTCATGTAAGCAGATGCAGAATTTTCATGGGCAAATGAATGTGCTGAAAAGTGAAATTGATAGATGGAAAAAAGCAAAATTCTCTGTTGTATTTCTTGGTGCTACAGAAGAGAGAGTCAAAAAGCTTGAGGGTGTGCTGGCTGATTATGAGATTACAGCTGCTTTTTTGAAAAAAAATGAAGCGCCAAAGCTTGGCAATCTCTACATTATGGAAGGCGATCTTCAAACGGGGTTTGAACTCCCGCTGCAAAAGCTTGCCGTTATTACAGAGGAAGAACTTTTTAAAAAGAGAGTGAAAAAACAGCCAAGAAGCCAGAAAATATCAAATGCAGAAAGAATCAAGAGCTATTCGGAACTTCAAGTCGGAGATCATGTTGTTCATGTGAATCACGGGATCGGTAAATACTTGGGCATAGAAACCCTTGTAATTAATGGCGTGCACAAAGATTATCTGCATATCCGCTATCATGGCAGCGACAAATTGTATGTCCCAGTTGAACAAATTGATCTGATCCAGAAGTATGTAGGTTCAGAGGGAAAAGAGCCAAAAATCTACAAGCTTGGCGGCAGTGACTGGAAGCGGGTTAAGAAGAAAGTTGAATCCTCTGTCCAGGATATAGCAGATGACTTAATCAAGCTTTATGCCGAGAGGGAAGCAAGTGTAGGCTATGGGTTTTCGCCTGATGGCGAGATGCAGCGCGAGTTTGAATCGATTTTTCCATACCAGGAAACAGAGGATCAGCTCCGCTCCATTCATGAAATCAAGCTTGATATGGAAAGAGAACGGCCGATGGACCGGCTTCTTTGCGGTGATGTGGGCTATGGTAAAACAGAGGTTGCAATCCGTGCTGCATTTAAAGCTATTGCTGATGGTAAGCAGGTCGCCCTTCTGGTTCCAACGACCATCCTTGCACAGCAGCATTTTGAAACAGTCCGGGAGAGGTTTCAGGATTACCCGATTAATATAGGCTTGCTAAGCCGCTTTAGATCAAGAAAAGAAATGAACGAAACAGTAAAAGGTCTGAAAAGCGGCACTGTTGACATGGTAATAGGGACACACCGACTATTATCTAAAGATGTTACGTACAAAGAGCTGGGCCTATTAATTATTGATGAAGAGCAGCGCTTTGGTGTTACACATAAAGAGAAAATTAAACAAATGAAGGCAAACATTGATGTCCTGACTTTAACAGCTACACCAATACCGCGTACGCTCCATATGTCAATGCTTGGAGTCCGCGATTTGTCTGTTATCGAAACACCGCCTGAGAACCGGTTCCCTGTACAGACATATGTCGTCGAATATAATGGCGGGTTCGTCCGTGAAGCAATTGAAAGAGAACTTGCAAGGGGCGGCCAAGTCTACTTTTTATACAACCGCGTAGACGATATAGACCGTAAAGCAGATGAAATATCTATGCTTGTACCTGATGCACGTGTGACATATGCTCATGGAAAAATGTCCGAGAATGAACTGGAATCAACGATGCTTAATTTCCTTGATGGGCAATTTGATGTGCTTGTCAGTACGACAATCATTGAAACTGGGGTTGATATTCCAAATGTAAATACGCTGATCGTCCATGATGCCGATAAGATGGGTCTCTCTCAGCTCTATCAGCTAAGAGGCCGTGTCGGACGTTCCAGCCGAATTGCGTATGCTTACTTTACGTACCGAAAAGACAAAGTGCTGACTGAAGTAGCGGAAAAACGTCTGCAGGCAATTAAAGAGTTTACAGAACTGGGTTCGGGCTTCAAAATTGCGATGCGCGACCTTTCGATTCGCGGAGCAGGGAATCTGCTTGGTGCACAGCAGCACGGATTCATCGATTCTGTTGGTTTTGATCTTTATTCTCAAATGCTGAAAGAAGCAATTGAGGAACGAAGAGAAGACGGCCCGAAAGAGAAACCGTTCCAGGTTGAAATTGATCTTGAAGTGGATGCTTACTTGCCGGAAGAGTACATTTCAGACGGCAGACAGAAGATTGACATCTATAAACGATTCAGAGCTGTTGCTTCTTTAGCTGATTTAGAAGAGCTGCAGGAAGAAATTGTCGACAGATTCGGGGATTATCCTGCAGAGGTTGGCTATCTTCTGCAGATTGCAAAACTTAAAGTTTTTGCTGTCCAGGAGAAGGTAGATATGATCAAGCAGGAAAAAGACTCAGTAGCCCTTTTCGTCAGTGAGGATGCGAGCAGGCTGGTCGACGGACAGAAGCTGTTTGATCTGAGCAACAAATACGGCAGAGCCGTCGGTCTGGGAATGGACGGAAAAAGGCTTAAAATCACCATCCAGACAAAAGGAGTTATTGCTGATAAATGGCTGAAGATTGCATCAGAGCTTTTAAATGGTTTAGGCTCGGTAAAAAAAGTAGAGATTTCTGCTAACTGAGTTTAATACCCGTTCTTTTTGTCTAAGCTGAAAAGAAAATACTGCCTATTCAAGAAAATTTCACTGTGTTTGTGTATATTGCGTGTTTTAGTGAAGGATACTATCCCTAAGCAATGGTGATTGTTGCAAAAAGAAGCTCACTTTAGCTGGAGCAAACAATCATCAAGTACACAATCATCAAGTGAAAGTGAGGCAGCATTAGATGAAAGCAACTGGTATAGTACGTCGTATTGATGATTTAGGCCGTGTGGTGATCCCCAAGGAAATTCGCAGAACCCTGCGCATCAGAGAAGGAGATCCGCTTGAAATCTTCGTCGATCGAGACGGAGAAGTGATATTGAAAAAGTATTCACCAATAAGCGAGCTTGGCGATTTTGCAAAGGAATATGCTGATGCTTTATATGACAGCCTTGGACATCCCGTGCTGATATGTGACCGTGACACATACATAGCAGTTTCAGGAGGCTCTAAAAAGGAATACATGAACAAAAATATAAGCGAACAGGTAGAAAAAGCAATGGAAGAACGCAGCTCTGTGCTTAACACAGAAGGCGGGAATATCCAATTGATAGATGGAACAAGCGAAGAGCTTAAATCCTTCACAGTTGGACCGATTGTTGCAAATGGAGATCCTATCGGTGCTGTTGTTATCTTTTCAAAGGATCAGGCAGTAGGAGAAGTAGAGCATAAAGCAGTAGAAACGGCAGCTGGGTTTTTGGCGCGCCAAATGGAACAGTAGTCATTATTTATATATTGTTTTATCCGGGCAGCGATTTTTGCTGCCTTTTCCTATTGAATGCACTTATATAGTCACAGAACGGATTTAATGGCGAATCCTAATCTGTCTGCCTGCGTTAAACGGGCGCTTCCGCTTTTCTGAAGATGGAGCTGCTTACATGTTGTGGTATAATAGGCACGTTCAGCTTAAAATTGGAAGGAGAATTGGGCGATGAACGTCCGTTCTGATACATCAGCAAATCTCTTTCTGCAAGGTGCCTTTGTACTGACACTTGCGGGACTGATTATAAAGATAATGAGCGCTGCTTACAGAGTGCCCTATCAAAATATTGTTGGAGACATAGGGTTTTACATATACCAGCAGGTTTATCCTTTTTACGGGATTGCCATTATGCTTGCTACAACCGGATTTCCGGTCATTATTTCAAAATTAATCATCGAATTTGGAGACAGAGAAAACGATACTTCGATTTTTTCTATAGTAAAGATTTCATTTTTGTTCTTAATTGCAGTTTGTACATTATTCTTTTTATGCCTCTATTTTGGGGCAGAGTACATTTCGGAAATCATGGGGGACACAGAGCTTGCCCCGCTGCTTAAAATTATTTCATTTTCTTTTCTGCTGCTTCCCTTTATATCTATTGCGAGGGGTTATTTTCAAGGATCTGATAATATGCTTCCAACTGCTCTCTCCCAAGTGACAGAACAAGGGATCCGAGTTATAACGATCCTTTTCTTTTCATATATTCTGATTCAAAATGGATACTCCCTATATGAAGCGGGCGAAGGGGCTTTATTCGGCTCATTGACAGGGGGGCTTGCTGCTGCTGCAGTTTTATCCGTATTTTTGGCAAGAGACAAAAGAAGAGGTTCGCCTTTTCAAACAAGGAAATCATCCATTCACATAAAAACAATCGTTAAGTATTTATTAATTAATACAATGACCATTTGCATCACAAGCTTAATGCTGATTTTCATCCAATTGATTGATGCGATGCAGCTATATTCGGCGCTTCGCTCTAACGGAATCGAAATGTCCGCTGCTAAAGCTCTGAAAGGCATATATGACAGGGGTCAGCCCTTAATCCAGATTGGGACTGTCGCAGCAACATCCTTTTCCTTATCATTAGTTCCGCTTATCTCATATGCGAAAAAGAATCATGAAGCTTACGTGATAGCAGATAAAATAAAAAGTTCCATGAAAATCTGCACAGTAGTCGGAACGGGTGCAGCAGCAGGACTGATTATGATTATGGAGCCGACAAACATCATGCTGTACCGGGATGCTTCAGGAACGAAAGTACTGGCTGTTTTAAGCGTTTCAGTCATTTTTACTTCCTATGCCCTGACACTTTCTGCGATCTTGCAAGGGCTAAGCTTCACTTTTTTTCCTGCAGCTGCAGTTCTGATTGGAACCTCAGTTAAACTTGGTTTAAACATTCTTTTGGTTCCGACGATGAATACGGAGGGAGCAGCTGTTGCAACAATTGCTGCATATGCAGTGATCAGCCTTCTGAATGCCTGTTATTTGAAAGTGAAAGGTTACATGCTGATCAGCTTGATGGATCTTCTCAAAACTGCCGCTGCTGCAGGTCTGATGATTGCGGTGCTTTTCCTTTATATGTCGGTCTTTGATCAATATTGGGCGGACTATGACCGTTTGGCGGCTGCACTAGGATCATTAACGGGTGCTTTAACAGGAGCGGTCATCTATCTAATGGCCATTTTAAAACTATCTATTTTTACAAAAAATGAACTAGCGGCATTTCCGGGCGGAAAAAAGCTTGAGAAGTTTTTAAAATAAATGAAACGGGGTATGGAATGATGACAAAAAAGATTACAGTTGTAGGACTTGGGGGCTCAGATGCCAGTCATCTGCCGCTTGGAGTTTATCGTAAACTTACATCAGCCTCCCACTTGTTTTTAAGAACAAAAGAACATCCTGTGGTCGATGAACTGAGGGCAGAACTGCCGGATTTCAGGACATTTGACCACCTTTACGAAGAGAATGACAAGTTCGGTGATGTTTACGCTGAAATTGAACTGGAG
The window above is part of the Metabacillus dongyingensis genome. Proteins encoded here:
- a CDS encoding 50S ribosomal protein L25/general stress protein Ctc, translating into MTTLKVQERTVFTSSARRKVREQGQVPAVIYGKSTDTKSISLDSIELIKTLREEGRNAIIKLDLDGKSHSVMLYEMQTDPLKNEIIHADFHVVNLKEDVVVEVPITLTGDAAGVKDGGVLQQPMYQASITAKPGDIPQSIEVDISELGVNDTLMIKDVKVSGKYTFNHEEDEVVASILPPKQEEEIDSGEQQEGGEPERVEGRENNEDSSEDNKQS
- the pth gene encoding aminoacyl-tRNA hydrolase, translating into MKLFIGLGNPGKQYEDTRHNVGFMAIDELSKRLNIPLDRSKFNGIFGIGHVSGEKIILLKPLTYMNLSGECIRPLMDYYEIEDKDIAVIYDDLDLPAGKVRLRMKGSAGGHNGIKSMITHLNTQEFNRVRIGIDRPAGGMSVSNYVLGSFGKEEQPSIKDAIAISADACESFITEPFLQVMNKYN
- a CDS encoding anti-sigma-F factor Fin family protein, which encodes MALHYKCRHCGVNVGTIDSVSVYSEQLGFHHLSQEERQEMISYESNGDILVKTICEDCQEALERNPDYHQLQRFIQ
- the mfd gene encoding transcription-repair coupling factor; translation: MQSLQHYFYDNDDFQTIIEGVHGGLKEQLVAGLSGSARSVFTSSLYQHSKKPILMITHNLFQAQKIYEDLANLLGDQVLLYPVNELIASELAVASPELKAQRMEVLNQLSQNKRRIIVAPVAALRRFLPPKEAWLENQFHLKLGQDLDLEKTMASLITMGYERAGMVSAPGEFSLRGGIMDIYPLTEEYPIRIELFDTEIDSIRSFNSEDQRSIAKLKEVHIGPAEELVVDQSRITACIQKLESGLAYSLKRLKDEKQKEILAENIGYELEQLRNGQFNQEMFKYLSYFYAKPASLLDYFHEQTIVVMDEVSRIQEMYENLEKEEADWYTSLLEHGKIVNDVQMSHKYTDVLTKTKHPLVYLSLFLRHVPHTSPQNILNVSCKQMQNFHGQMNVLKSEIDRWKKAKFSVVFLGATEERVKKLEGVLADYEITAAFLKKNEAPKLGNLYIMEGDLQTGFELPLQKLAVITEEELFKKRVKKQPRSQKISNAERIKSYSELQVGDHVVHVNHGIGKYLGIETLVINGVHKDYLHIRYHGSDKLYVPVEQIDLIQKYVGSEGKEPKIYKLGGSDWKRVKKKVESSVQDIADDLIKLYAEREASVGYGFSPDGEMQREFESIFPYQETEDQLRSIHEIKLDMERERPMDRLLCGDVGYGKTEVAIRAAFKAIADGKQVALLVPTTILAQQHFETVRERFQDYPINIGLLSRFRSRKEMNETVKGLKSGTVDMVIGTHRLLSKDVTYKELGLLIIDEEQRFGVTHKEKIKQMKANIDVLTLTATPIPRTLHMSMLGVRDLSVIETPPENRFPVQTYVVEYNGGFVREAIERELARGGQVYFLYNRVDDIDRKADEISMLVPDARVTYAHGKMSENELESTMLNFLDGQFDVLVSTTIIETGVDIPNVNTLIVHDADKMGLSQLYQLRGRVGRSSRIAYAYFTYRKDKVLTEVAEKRLQAIKEFTELGSGFKIAMRDLSIRGAGNLLGAQQHGFIDSVGFDLYSQMLKEAIEERREDGPKEKPFQVEIDLEVDAYLPEEYISDGRQKIDIYKRFRAVASLADLEELQEEIVDRFGDYPAEVGYLLQIAKLKVFAVQEKVDMIKQEKDSVALFVSEDASRLVDGQKLFDLSNKYGRAVGLGMDGKRLKITIQTKGVIADKWLKIASELLNGLGSVKKVEISAN
- the spoVT gene encoding stage V sporulation protein T; the encoded protein is MKATGIVRRIDDLGRVVIPKEIRRTLRIREGDPLEIFVDRDGEVILKKYSPISELGDFAKEYADALYDSLGHPVLICDRDTYIAVSGGSKKEYMNKNISEQVEKAMEERSSVLNTEGGNIQLIDGTSEELKSFTVGPIVANGDPIGAVVIFSKDQAVGEVEHKAVETAAGFLARQMEQ
- a CDS encoding putative polysaccharide biosynthesis protein, which translates into the protein MNVRSDTSANLFLQGAFVLTLAGLIIKIMSAAYRVPYQNIVGDIGFYIYQQVYPFYGIAIMLATTGFPVIISKLIIEFGDRENDTSIFSIVKISFLFLIAVCTLFFLCLYFGAEYISEIMGDTELAPLLKIISFSFLLLPFISIARGYFQGSDNMLPTALSQVTEQGIRVITILFFSYILIQNGYSLYEAGEGALFGSLTGGLAAAAVLSVFLARDKRRGSPFQTRKSSIHIKTIVKYLLINTMTICITSLMLIFIQLIDAMQLYSALRSNGIEMSAAKALKGIYDRGQPLIQIGTVAATSFSLSLVPLISYAKKNHEAYVIADKIKSSMKICTVVGTGAAAGLIMIMEPTNIMLYRDASGTKVLAVLSVSVIFTSYALTLSAILQGLSFTFFPAAAVLIGTSVKLGLNILLVPTMNTEGAAVATIAAYAVISLLNACYLKVKGYMLISLMDLLKTAAAAGLMIAVLFLYMSVFDQYWADYDRLAAALGSLTGALTGAVIYLMAILKLSIFTKNELAAFPGGKKLEKFLK